One region of Armigeres subalbatus isolate Guangzhou_Male chromosome 3, GZ_Asu_2, whole genome shotgun sequence genomic DNA includes:
- the LOC134221967 gene encoding uncharacterized protein LOC134221967: MAVLNHLLLNHQISILTVTDMQQKWGKAAEKVANDLYKVTRLSEFCNNQKQQHEDEKNCTNSLFRDIHLSEDVKSSILNSFVNAFPDSSLAYELNGRPGINEVVEKSYDSCHVLNEFLDLTIASRRSSTDSLISIEDDQATCDLKAFLKRAFHPDNRSSIDTDIMDFIGPLEINLSVFYEVHVRVSERESLQICLETIGQNSSSMWKEERSRRITASHAYSLYTYYSTGQDKLKDWRRKIMNIVIPKDYQTTAMMHGSYSELPAINAYMRDSGKVVVRCGLVVPPDIPWLGGSPDGIVINEWKIIEVKCPESGKSLPLKDMIPCLKYLTRNQHLLRRNHQYYGQIQMNMFILKCEKTDFLIYSAFEDRCYVQTVLFDERFVRNMLHSLKEVYFNAFLKYLYSSSFKG, from the exons ATGGCGGTGTTGAATCATCTTCTGTT GAATCATCAAATTTCTATTTTAACTGTAACCGATATGCAACAAAAGTGGGGGAAGGCTGCTGAAAAGGTGGCGAATGACTTATATAAAGTTACGCGTTTATCTGAATTCTGTAATAACCAGAAGCAACAACATGAAGATGAGAAAAACTGTACGAATAGTTTATTCAGAGACATACACTTGTCTGAAGATGTAAAGTCATCTATTTTGAATTCGTTCGTTAATG CATTCCCTGATAGCAGCTTGGCATACGAGCTTAATGGCCGCCCAGGAATTAACGAAGTTGTTGAGAAAAGCTATGACAGTTGCCACgttctgaatgaatttttggaCCTGACTATTGCATCCCGTAGATCCTCCACCGACTCATTAATTTCCATTGAAGATGACCAAGCAACCTGTGACCTGAAGGCTTTTTTGAAACGCGCATTCCATCCGGACAATCGCTCATCAATTGATACCGATATCATGGATTTTATCGGCCCACTGGAAATCAATTTATCTGTATTCTACGAGGTGCATGTACGTGTTTCAGAACGCGAGTCATTGCAAATTTGTTTAGAAACAATTGGGCAAAATTCCTCTTCCATGTGGAAAGAAGAACGATCTCGACGTATAACCGCTTCACACGCTTACTCACTGTATACGTATTATTCTACCGGACAGGACAAACTTAAAGACTGGAGGCGAAAAATAATGAACATTGTCATACCTAAGGATTACCAAACAACAGCAATGATGCATGGTTCTTACAGTGAGTTACCAGCTATAAATGCGTATATGCGTGATTCCGGGAAAGTTGTTGTTCGATGTGGACTCGTAGTGCCACCAGATATTCCGTGGCTCGGAGGTTCTCCTGATGGGATTGTAATTAATGAATGGAAGATTATTGAAGTCAAATGTCCCGAAAGCGGAAAAAGTCTTCCTCTAAAAGATATGATTCCCTGTCTCAAATATTTGACTCGCAATCAACATCTGCTGAGAAGAAATCACCAATACTATGGTCAAATTCAGATGAACATGTTTATTCTAAAATGTGAGAAAACGGATTTTCTCATATATTCAGCATTTGAAGATAGGTGTTATGTACAGACTGTATTGTTTGACGAACGTTTCGTACGTAATATGTTACATTCATTGAAGGAAGTGTATTTCAACGCGTTTTTGAAATATCTGTATTCATCTAGTTTTAAGGGTTAA